The following are encoded together in the Gammaproteobacteria bacterium genome:
- a CDS encoding cytochrome P450 — protein sequence MSGCPFADLTSPDVHRGGVPAKLYRELRAARVVRQENPERGGEGFWGFFRQEDVDRISKHPAQFSSALKSSFMNDVAEEQLPLMRTMILNMDPPDHIKYRRIVRNAFTPSKVDSCEPGFRKVVRDAVDAIAARGECEFVTDIACILPLAAICEILGVPLEDRGKFFDWTNTMIGADDPDVNTSEFDGQMAAAELYMYADRIMALHRENPRDDIVGALLRGTVAGEHLNEDEFRSFILLLIVAGNETTRTMTSQGMRLLMEHPEQFRMLVDDPSLVPDAVEEILRFNPAVINFRRTVTEPVEVAGQSLELGDKVVMFYQSASRDEANFANPDVFDITRPRREDVRNQHRAFGIGEHFCLGSHLARLQLKIVFEELCARLRNPRLNGEISWLRSNFIHGIKEMPIAFDVVS from the coding sequence ATGTCCGGCTGCCCATTCGCCGATCTCACCAGTCCCGATGTTCACCGCGGTGGTGTGCCGGCAAAACTCTATCGTGAGTTGCGCGCGGCGCGCGTTGTGCGCCAGGAGAACCCCGAGCGAGGCGGGGAGGGCTTCTGGGGATTCTTCCGCCAGGAGGATGTCGATCGCATCTCAAAGCACCCCGCGCAATTTTCCTCGGCACTGAAGAGTTCCTTCATGAACGATGTGGCCGAAGAACAACTGCCGCTGATGCGCACCATGATCCTGAACATGGACCCGCCGGATCACATAAAGTACCGACGTATCGTGCGCAATGCGTTTACCCCGTCGAAAGTCGACTCCTGCGAGCCCGGCTTCCGCAAAGTGGTGCGCGATGCAGTGGATGCGATCGCCGCACGCGGCGAGTGCGAGTTCGTGACGGACATTGCCTGCATTCTGCCGCTGGCGGCGATCTGCGAAATTCTCGGCGTGCCGCTCGAGGATCGGGGCAAGTTCTTCGACTGGACCAATACCATGATCGGCGCCGATGATCCAGATGTGAACACCAGCGAGTTCGATGGCCAGATGGCGGCGGCGGAACTCTATATGTACGCCGACAGGATCATGGCCCTGCACCGCGAGAATCCGCGTGACGACATCGTGGGCGCCTTGCTGCGCGGGACCGTTGCCGGCGAGCATCTCAACGAGGACGAGTTCCGCAGCTTCATCCTGTTGCTGATCGTCGCGGGGAACGAGACCACGCGCACCATGACCAGCCAGGGAATGCGCCTGTTGATGGAGCACCCCGAGCAGTTCCGGATGCTGGTCGATGATCCTTCGCTGGTACCGGATGCGGTGGAAGAGATCCTGCGATTCAATCCGGCGGTGATCAATTTCAGGCGCACCGTAACGGAGCCCGTCGAGGTGGCGGGACAGTCGCTCGAACTCGGTGACAAGGTGGTGATGTTTTACCAGTCCGCCAGCCGCGACGAGGCAAATTTCGCAAACCCTGATGTCTTCGATATCACCCGTCCGCGGCGCGAGGATGTCAGGAATCAGCATCGCGCATTCGGCATCGGCGAGCACTTCTGCCTGGGCAGCCACCTGGCGCGCCTGCAACTGAAGATCGTATTCGAGGAGTTGTGCGCTCGGCTGCGCAATCCGCGTCTGAACGGCGAAATCAGCTGGCTGCGTTCAAATTTTATCCACGGCATCAAGGAGATGCCGATCGCCTTCGATGTGGTGAGCTGA
- a CDS encoding phosphotransferase family protein, translated as MLDLDFDSSALCDWLDALRGDSAHTVISRMRGGGSCDLFEIRRGDAHWVMRRAPANASSATAHNVIREHTIIAALQDQDVRVPTIVGACEDPGVANAPFYLMEFIDGEVIRRKLPDCYRRSPATQPCIGAELIDALVQLHAVDWQQTLLRNLGQPENFLGRQVGRWMSQLESYRCRNIEGVDQLAGWLDQNRPRHGSITLMHGDYKLDNAIFSTELPPQLLSLLDFEMSTIGDPIIDLAWAMIFWPEQDNRLAIAGFHEPGGMDPGYCQTPRQLQQRYAQATGRSLDEFDWYQAFAAWKLGIVLEGSYAKHLRGESGNPKHEFFGFMADQLMLRARRFAV; from the coding sequence ATGCTGGATCTGGATTTTGACAGCAGCGCGCTGTGCGACTGGCTGGATGCATTGCGCGGTGATTCCGCTCATACCGTGATCAGTCGCATGCGCGGTGGCGGCTCCTGCGACCTGTTCGAGATCAGACGCGGCGATGCCCATTGGGTCATGCGCCGTGCGCCGGCGAACGCTTCCTCGGCCACCGCCCACAACGTGATTCGCGAACACACCATCATTGCCGCGTTGCAGGATCAGGACGTGCGCGTGCCAACCATTGTCGGTGCCTGTGAAGATCCCGGCGTGGCCAACGCACCGTTCTACCTGATGGAATTCATCGATGGCGAGGTCATCCGGCGCAAGCTTCCCGATTGCTATCGGCGATCACCCGCGACCCAGCCCTGTATCGGTGCGGAACTCATCGATGCGCTGGTGCAACTCCACGCGGTTGATTGGCAGCAGACGCTACTCAGGAATCTGGGGCAGCCGGAAAACTTCCTTGGCCGGCAGGTCGGTCGCTGGATGAGCCAGCTCGAGAGCTACCGTTGCCGCAACATCGAGGGTGTTGATCAGCTTGCGGGTTGGCTGGATCAGAACCGGCCACGGCATGGCTCGATCACCCTGATGCACGGTGACTACAAGTTGGACAACGCCATCTTCAGCACGGAGTTGCCGCCGCAGCTGCTGTCACTGCTGGATTTCGAAATGAGCACCATTGGCGACCCGATCATCGACCTTGCCTGGGCCATGATTTTCTGGCCCGAGCAGGATAACCGGCTGGCCATTGCCGGATTTCACGAGCCGGGCGGGATGGACCCCGGATACTGTCAGACGCCGCGGCAGTTGCAACAGCGATACGCGCAGGCCACGGGTCGCTCGCTCGATGAGTTCGACTGGTACCAGGCATTCGCGGCGTGGAAACTGGGTATCGTGCTCGAAGGCTCCTACGCCAAGCACCTGCGCGGCGAATCCGGCAACCCCAAGCATGAATTCTTTGGCTTCATGGCCGATCAGCTGATGCTGCGTGCCCGACGTTTTGCCGTGTAA
- a CDS encoding glucose 1-dehydrogenase yields MTDLFDVSGKVVLITGGSRGLGKAMCLEFARRGARLAIVSRKLAECEKVARQARDLGAAALPLACHVGDWDSLSGLIDTVCKHFGRIDVLINNAGMSPLAPSLLETSELLFDKIIGVNLKGPLRLTALAAARMAQSGGGSIINISSLAALKPSPLTTVYSAAKAGLNALTVASAQEYASHNVRVNGIVCGTFDTDSTAGFVRNESTLPQVIEPIAMKRVGEPREVVGACIYFASAASSYTTGTLLCIDGGARP; encoded by the coding sequence ATGACCGATCTGTTTGATGTGAGCGGCAAGGTCGTGTTGATCACCGGCGGCAGTCGCGGCCTGGGCAAGGCCATGTGCCTGGAGTTCGCACGCCGTGGCGCGCGGCTCGCCATCGTCAGCCGCAAGCTCGCGGAATGCGAGAAGGTCGCGCGCCAGGCCCGGGATCTCGGCGCCGCTGCCCTGCCCCTGGCATGCCATGTCGGTGACTGGGACTCGCTGAGCGGCCTGATCGACACGGTATGCAAGCACTTCGGCAGAATCGATGTGTTGATCAACAACGCCGGCATGTCACCGCTCGCACCTTCCTTGCTCGAAACCAGCGAACTTCTGTTCGACAAGATCATCGGAGTCAACCTCAAGGGACCGCTGCGACTGACCGCTCTGGCTGCAGCCCGCATGGCGCAATCCGGTGGCGGCTCGATCATCAATATCAGCTCGCTTGCCGCCCTCAAGCCTTCTCCGCTCACCACGGTCTACAGCGCGGCCAAGGCCGGCCTCAATGCACTTACGGTTGCCAGCGCCCAGGAGTACGCGTCGCACAACGTACGGGTCAATGGGATCGTCTGCGGCACATTCGATACCGATTCGACGGCGGGCTTCGTGCGCAACGAGAGCACCCTGCCCCAGGTGATAGAACCCATTGCGATGAAGCGCGTCGGTGAGCCTCGGGAAGTGGTCGGTGCCTGTATCTACTTCGCCTCCGCGGCATCCAGCTACACGACCGGCACCCTGCTTTGCATCGATGGAGGTGCGCGGCCGTAG
- a CDS encoding nuclear transport factor 2 family protein gives MTDCLAEVERIKRLKYRYFRHVDCKQFGPLLELFVDGASTSYDNGRHACRGKDAILDFFEKGLGNPKILSQHHGHHPEIDILDGDSATGIWYMEDTVYVLEHNLKIRGNGIYWDRYLKRDGEWKILHTGYERIWEYTEQLPPGCGRTFRSMFEGKERQRSRERDWQDGEPDLFVSPSAQD, from the coding sequence ATGACAGACTGCCTTGCAGAGGTGGAGCGGATCAAACGGCTGAAGTACCGCTATTTCCGCCATGTGGATTGCAAGCAGTTCGGACCCTTGCTGGAGTTGTTCGTCGACGGGGCGAGCACCTCGTATGACAATGGCCGGCATGCCTGCCGGGGCAAGGATGCGATCCTGGATTTCTTCGAGAAGGGATTGGGCAATCCCAAAATACTCAGCCAGCACCACGGGCACCATCCGGAGATCGATATCCTGGACGGCGATTCGGCCACCGGCATCTGGTACATGGAAGACACGGTTTACGTGCTCGAGCACAACCTCAAGATCCGCGGCAACGGTATCTACTGGGACCGCTACCTGAAGCGCGACGGCGAGTGGAAGATCCTTCACACCGGTTACGAACGCATCTGGGAGTACACCGAGCAATTGCCGCCAGGGTGCGGACGCACGTTCCGGAGCATGTTCGAGGGCAAGGAGCGCCAGCGCAGCCGCGAGCGTGACTGGCAGGACGGCGAGCCGGATCTGTTTGTGTCGCCGTCGGCGCAGGACTGA
- a CDS encoding fibronectin type III domain-containing protein, which translates to MIKCTKLVGICLLLLSLHGCKVQVSAPAGGSVISGSGNHNCASGRTCLVNVPGFGFSDTFTAVPKAGYVFTGWATGHRHFCAGETGSCVINPGPVASLESSDNSSLVKFYRDMRRMLADPQAIFYLRPVFSSEASRSATLSWSVPTTRANGSALAFGELAGYEIYITTEKSGTSKVIEIKNPQKISHKVSDLSPDTYHFAVSALDTNGLVSELSAVVTKTIR; encoded by the coding sequence ATGATCAAGTGCACAAAACTCGTCGGCATTTGCCTGCTGCTGCTCTCGCTTCATGGCTGCAAGGTCCAGGTCAGCGCCCCCGCAGGCGGTTCGGTGATATCCGGCAGCGGCAACCACAATTGCGCTTCGGGCCGGACCTGTCTGGTGAATGTTCCGGGTTTCGGCTTTTCGGACACGTTTACGGCGGTTCCCAAGGCGGGCTATGTGTTTACCGGGTGGGCGACGGGACATCGCCATTTCTGCGCGGGCGAAACCGGTTCATGCGTCATCAACCCCGGGCCGGTAGCCTCGCTGGAATCGTCGGACAACTCGAGCTTGGTGAAATTCTACCGGGACATGCGCCGTATGCTGGCCGATCCGCAAGCGATATTTTACCTGAGGCCAGTGTTCAGTTCCGAGGCCAGCCGCTCGGCGACGCTCAGCTGGAGCGTGCCGACCACCCGCGCCAACGGTTCGGCGCTGGCCTTCGGTGAGCTGGCCGGCTACGAGATATACATCACCACCGAAAAGTCCGGTACCAGCAAGGTGATCGAGATCAAGAACCCGCAGAAGATCAGCCACAAGGTCAGCGATCTCTCACCCGATACCTATCATTTTGCGGTCAGCGCTCTCGATACCAATGGTTTGGTCAGCGAGCTATCCGCGGTCGTCACCAAGACCATTCGCTGA
- a CDS encoding glucose-1-phosphate adenylyltransferase, which produces MSSVHSSTASSSKVLSVIMGGGAGTRLFPLTAERAKPAVPLAGKYRLVDIPISNCINSAMRRIYVLTQFNSVSLHRHISQSYQFDHFAGGFVEILAAGQTTGSTTWYEGTADAVRKNLVHLLNNDFEYVLILSGDQLYRMDFRELIDAHVAAGAELTIATLPVRREEAHGLGIMQMDHERRIRRFVEKPADTTLLDSLAIDAESRATLELPAHDGDRYLASMGIYVFNRATLVELLDNTHTDFGKHIIPHAIATHRVHSFVFQGYWEDIGTIGSFFAANLDATCELPRFDFYNMAAPIFTHPRFLPASKINGAQIDHAVISDGCIINPSRISHSLVGIRSIIGRGSQLHRVITFGSDYYESEESIRKAQRDGRPRIGIGENCRIENAIIDKNARIGNNVHISPHGKPSAVDDSRYYVRDGIVVIAKNAVIPDGTHI; this is translated from the coding sequence ATGTCCTCCGTACACAGCAGCACCGCGAGCAGCAGCAAGGTGCTCAGCGTCATCATGGGCGGCGGTGCAGGCACGCGGCTGTTTCCGCTCACTGCCGAGCGTGCCAAGCCGGCAGTGCCGCTGGCCGGCAAATACCGCCTGGTCGACATCCCGATATCCAACTGCATCAATTCGGCGATGCGGCGCATCTACGTCCTGACCCAGTTCAATTCCGTCTCGTTGCACCGGCACATCTCCCAGTCCTACCAGTTCGATCATTTCGCCGGCGGCTTCGTCGAGATACTGGCCGCCGGCCAGACCACCGGCTCCACGACCTGGTACGAAGGCACGGCGGATGCGGTGCGCAAGAACCTCGTGCATCTGCTGAACAATGATTTCGAGTACGTGCTGATCCTCAGCGGCGACCAGTTGTACCGCATGGATTTTCGCGAATTGATCGATGCACATGTTGCGGCAGGAGCCGAGCTCACCATCGCCACGCTGCCGGTCAGGCGCGAGGAGGCTCACGGACTCGGCATAATGCAGATGGATCATGAGCGGCGTATCCGGCGCTTCGTCGAAAAGCCCGCCGACACGACGTTGCTGGATTCGCTGGCCATCGACGCCGAATCGCGTGCCACGCTCGAGCTGCCGGCACACGACGGCGATCGCTACCTGGCCTCGATGGGAATCTATGTGTTCAACCGGGCCACGCTGGTCGAGTTGCTCGACAATACCCACACCGATTTCGGCAAGCACATCATTCCGCATGCCATCGCTACCCATCGTGTGCACTCGTTCGTGTTCCAGGGTTACTGGGAGGATATCGGAACCATCGGTTCTTTCTTCGCAGCCAATCTCGATGCCACCTGCGAGCTGCCGCGCTTCGATTTCTACAACATGGCGGCGCCCATATTCACCCACCCGAGGTTTCTTCCCGCCTCGAAAATCAATGGCGCCCAGATCGACCATGCGGTGATCTCGGACGGTTGCATCATCAATCCCTCCCGGATCAGTCACAGCCTGGTAGGCATCCGCAGCATCATCGGGCGTGGTTCGCAGCTTCACCGGGTAATCACGTTCGGTAGTGACTACTACGAGTCGGAGGAATCGATACGGAAGGCGCAGCGCGATGGCAGACCGCGCATCGGCATCGGGGAAAACTGCCGCATCGAGAACGCGATCATCGACAAGAATGCCCGGATCGGCAACAACGTGCACATTTCGCCGCATGGCAAACCGTCGGCGGTGGATGACTCGCGGTACTACGTGCGCGACGGTATCGTGGTCATTGCGAAAAATGCCGTCATTCCCGACGGCACCCATATCTAG
- the nudC gene encoding NAD(+) diphosphatase — MPAAPGFTGSILDHADHLREDREGLDAARHDPRARLLALNGLDPQVGPDGRLRWLGLAESDPGNELVLLGLDGDVPCFAELKVAEADSISRSMAVMQVLARMPGADAALYGGARSLVDWHYRHGFCARCGNATEIFRAGWGRKCARCAAEHFPRVDPVVIMLAEFEGQVLIGRQPGFPPRLYSALAGFIEPGESLEEAVRREIKEEAGIGTGAVHYIVSQPWPFPSSLMMGCIVEAEHAAITLDARELQDAIWVDRAAVEAALAGTADARFMPPPPFALASSLLRAWLARAG; from the coding sequence ATGCCAGCCGCTCCCGGATTTACCGGTTCGATACTCGATCACGCCGATCATCTGCGCGAGGACCGCGAGGGCCTCGACGCGGCCCGGCACGACCCGCGCGCCCGGTTGTTGGCACTCAACGGGCTCGACCCGCAGGTGGGGCCGGACGGGCGCCTGCGCTGGCTCGGTCTCGCGGAGTCCGATCCGGGCAATGAACTGGTTCTGCTCGGTCTCGATGGCGATGTGCCGTGTTTTGCCGAGCTCAAGGTTGCCGAGGCGGATTCGATATCACGCTCGATGGCGGTGATGCAGGTGCTGGCGCGCATGCCCGGCGCCGATGCGGCACTTTACGGTGGTGCGCGCAGCCTGGTCGACTGGCACTACCGGCACGGATTCTGTGCCCGCTGCGGCAATGCCACGGAAATTTTCCGGGCCGGGTGGGGGCGCAAATGCGCGCGTTGCGCGGCGGAACATTTTCCGCGTGTCGATCCGGTAGTGATCATGCTTGCCGAGTTCGAGGGGCAGGTGCTGATCGGTCGGCAACCCGGTTTTCCGCCACGACTCTATTCCGCCCTGGCAGGATTCATCGAGCCCGGTGAATCGCTGGAGGAAGCGGTGCGCCGCGAGATCAAGGAAGAAGCCGGTATCGGGACCGGTGCCGTGCACTATATCGTGAGCCAGCCTTGGCCATTTCCTTCCTCACTGATGATGGGCTGTATCGTCGAGGCCGAACATGCCGCGATCACCCTCGACGCCCGTGAATTGCAGGACGCGATCTGGGTCGATCGCGCAGCTGTCGAGGCGGCGCTGGCGGGTACTGCGGATGCCCGTTTCATGCCGCCACCGCCGTTTGCTCTCGCCAGCTCGCTGCTGCGTGCATGGCTGGCCCGCGCGGGCTGA
- a CDS encoding SDR family oxidoreductase — MDFNGKTLIVTGAGGGIGECYAKVGAARGMNVVIAELSEQGGSRVAEEIDASGGSALFVRTDVASEASARACADAAMERFGRIDYLINNAAIFGDMRLDSYLSVDMDYLEKFMRVNAHGCLIMTRAVVEHMSVGGGGSIINQSSTAAWMGVGFYGVAKLAMNGITQSLARELGPRNIRINALAPGPTDTGALQKTAGSYAQEMLKTMPIGRLGQPQDLADAALFLLSDESRWITGHVLNVDGGQFMRP, encoded by the coding sequence ATGGATTTCAACGGAAAAACCCTGATCGTCACCGGTGCCGGCGGCGGCATCGGCGAATGCTATGCAAAAGTGGGCGCCGCACGCGGCATGAACGTGGTGATTGCCGAACTCAGCGAGCAGGGCGGCAGCCGCGTTGCCGAGGAGATCGACGCCAGTGGTGGCAGCGCGCTGTTCGTGCGTACCGACGTCGCAAGCGAGGCATCGGCCAGGGCCTGTGCGGACGCCGCAATGGAGCGCTTCGGGCGCATCGATTACCTGATCAACAACGCGGCGATCTTTGGCGACATGCGTCTCGACAGCTATCTCAGCGTGGATATGGACTACCTCGAGAAGTTCATGAGGGTCAATGCGCATGGCTGCCTGATCATGACGCGCGCCGTGGTCGAGCACATGAGCGTCGGTGGTGGTGGCAGCATCATCAACCAGTCTTCCACCGCCGCATGGATGGGTGTGGGCTTCTATGGTGTGGCCAAGCTCGCGATGAACGGCATTACGCAGAGCCTGGCGCGGGAGCTCGGGCCGCGCAATATCCGCATCAATGCGCTCGCGCCGGGTCCCACCGACACGGGAGCGCTGCAGAAGACCGCCGGTTCCTACGCACAGGAAATGCTGAAAACCATGCCGATCGGGCGTCTCGGGCAGCCGCAGGACCTGGCCGATGCCGCGCTGTTCCTGCTTTCGGACGAGTCACGCTGGATCACCGGGCATGTGCTGAATGTCGATGGTGGTCAGTTCATGCGACCATAA
- a CDS encoding FAD-binding oxidoreductase, protein MLLSALAEIVGPRHVRNDRDALEQFGVDRSSGWRPAPTCVVLPGSTAEVQRIVQLAREQRIALVPSGGRTGLSGGAVARNGELVVALERMDRLIDFDPVARSLTVQAGMITARVQEHASAQGFHYGVDFASAGSSHIGGNVATNAGGTRVIRYGMTRDQVLGLQVVDGNGEVLELNRGLIKNNSGPDFRHLFIGSEGILGIVTEVTLRLQRQPPMVRVMLLGVPDCASIMQVLQVFSRDIELAAFEFFADNALRKVLRHTDASAPLEGTHAFYCLLEIEADDTDRALALFEHCLAQGWVRDGVLSQSLGQARALWRLREDISETLSRWHPYKNDISVAISRMPAFIEQVEALVRREYAAMEVVWYGHIGDGNLHLNILKPDGMAAAQFTARCAGATRSIATLLGEFGGSISAEHGVGLLKKDYLCCTRSAGELQLLRRVKDVFDPLGIMNPGKVID, encoded by the coding sequence ATGCTGCTTTCCGCACTTGCCGAGATCGTCGGACCGCGCCATGTGCGCAACGATCGCGATGCCCTGGAGCAATTCGGCGTCGATCGCAGCAGTGGCTGGCGACCGGCACCCACCTGCGTGGTACTGCCCGGATCGACCGCAGAAGTGCAACGCATCGTGCAACTCGCACGCGAACAGCGCATCGCCCTGGTACCCAGCGGCGGGCGCACTGGGCTCAGCGGTGGCGCGGTCGCGCGCAACGGCGAATTGGTCGTCGCGCTCGAACGCATGGACCGCCTGATCGATTTCGATCCGGTGGCACGCAGTCTCACGGTTCAGGCCGGCATGATCACCGCGCGGGTGCAGGAACATGCCTCCGCGCAGGGCTTCCATTACGGAGTCGACTTTGCGTCCGCGGGCTCGAGCCATATCGGTGGCAACGTCGCGACCAACGCCGGGGGAACCAGGGTGATACGGTATGGCATGACCCGCGACCAGGTGCTCGGGCTGCAGGTCGTGGATGGCAATGGCGAAGTGCTCGAGCTCAACCGGGGCCTGATAAAGAACAACAGCGGTCCCGATTTTCGTCACCTGTTCATCGGCTCGGAGGGCATTCTCGGTATCGTCACCGAGGTCACGCTGCGGCTGCAGCGCCAGCCCCCGATGGTCCGCGTGATGCTGCTCGGAGTGCCCGATTGCGCCTCGATCATGCAGGTTCTGCAGGTCTTCAGCCGTGATATCGAGCTCGCTGCATTCGAGTTCTTCGCCGACAACGCGCTGCGGAAGGTACTGCGACACACCGACGCGAGCGCGCCGCTCGAGGGCACGCATGCGTTCTATTGCTTGCTGGAAATCGAAGCCGATGACACGGATCGGGCGCTGGCCCTGTTCGAACACTGTCTCGCACAGGGCTGGGTGCGCGACGGGGTGCTGAGCCAGAGCCTTGGCCAGGCACGCGCCCTGTGGCGCCTGCGCGAGGACATCTCGGAGACGCTGTCACGCTGGCATCCCTACAAGAACGATATCTCGGTGGCGATCTCGCGGATGCCGGCATTCATCGAGCAGGTCGAGGCGTTGGTGCGCCGCGAGTACGCAGCGATGGAAGTGGTCTGGTACGGCCATATCGGCGACGGCAATCTGCATCTGAACATTCTCAAGCCCGATGGCATGGCGGCAGCGCAGTTCACTGCCCGCTGTGCCGGCGCGACCCGCAGCATCGCGACGCTGCTCGGTGAGTTTGGCGGCAGTATCTCCGCGGAACACGGCGTTGGCTTGCTGAAGAAGGACTATCTTTGCTGCACGCGCAGCGCTGGCGAGTTGCAGCTGTTGCGCAGGGTGAAGGATGTCTTTGATCCGCTCGGAATCATGAATCCCGGCAAGGTCATCGATTGA
- a CDS encoding DUF1214 domain-containing protein, whose amino-acid sequence MDRREFLAGVGAVGGASVLLSSAAAGAQANAPVVASRVAMQELLRTIDQLQGEFLSEKFRIVSPGDIAEGQRLVLHLLNSGLNFWLEADLSRPVFTSYIAPARKLLGDNPDALYYFAPIRGDGRYRIRGNLAGATFTSFTVEGGSGEGNAAARSTAALDDNTLQADTEGNYEIIVSADKPAAGNWLPLEPGAGQITTRHYFESRNCIVNQTAFEVPVSIEALDPPPISPAPDDAEIARRIANVSRHVRAMMTITLASAASGQGRPAWFSVIPNTFSAPGQWLSETGYGNLHAHYAAAPFVLMPDEALLIEGSLPQCRFANLVLWNRYMQTFDSARRQVSLNRAQMKLGEDGRYCIVLAHRDPGLPNWLDTEGRSSGLMYWRFLLASTDVPTPAARVVKFADLK is encoded by the coding sequence ATGGATCGAAGGGAATTTCTCGCGGGGGTCGGCGCGGTTGGTGGTGCATCGGTGCTGCTTTCGTCGGCGGCAGCCGGCGCCCAGGCGAATGCGCCGGTGGTTGCCAGCCGCGTGGCCATGCAGGAGTTGCTGCGCACCATCGACCAGCTGCAAGGCGAATTTCTATCCGAAAAATTCCGCATCGTCTCGCCCGGCGACATTGCCGAGGGCCAGCGACTGGTGCTCCACCTGCTGAACAGCGGTCTCAATTTCTGGCTCGAGGCGGATCTCTCGCGGCCGGTATTCACCTCCTATATCGCTCCGGCGCGCAAGCTGCTCGGCGACAATCCGGATGCCCTGTATTACTTTGCGCCGATTCGTGGTGATGGCCGGTACCGCATCCGCGGCAATCTCGCCGGCGCCACCTTCACCTCGTTCACGGTCGAGGGCGGGAGCGGTGAAGGCAATGCGGCGGCACGCTCCACGGCGGCGCTCGACGACAACACGTTGCAGGCGGATACGGAAGGCAATTACGAGATCATCGTCAGTGCGGACAAGCCCGCCGCGGGGAACTGGCTGCCATTGGAACCGGGTGCCGGACAGATCACCACGCGGCACTATTTCGAGAGTCGCAACTGCATCGTGAACCAGACTGCCTTCGAGGTTCCGGTGAGCATCGAGGCGCTGGATCCGCCACCGATTTCGCCGGCGCCCGATGACGCGGAAATCGCGCGTCGCATCGCCAATGTGAGCCGCCACGTGCGCGCGATGATGACCATTACGCTTGCGAGCGCGGCTTCCGGTCAGGGACGTCCGGCCTGGTTTTCGGTCATTCCCAACACTTTCAGCGCGCCCGGGCAATGGCTCAGCGAGACCGGCTACGGCAACCTGCATGCGCACTATGCCGCGGCACCGTTCGTGCTGATGCCCGACGAGGCGCTGTTGATCGAGGGCTCGCTGCCGCAATGCCGGTTCGCCAACCTGGTGCTGTGGAATCGCTACATGCAGACCTTCGATTCTGCGCGCCGCCAGGTGTCGCTGAACCGGGCACAGATGAAACTCGGCGAGGACGGACGCTATTGCATCGTGCTCGCGCATCGCGACCCCGGCCTGCCCAACTGGCTCGACACCGAAGGCCGCAGCAGCGGGCTGATGTACTGGCGTTTCCTGCTGGCCAGCACCGACGTGCCAACCCCCGCGGCCCGCGTCGTGAAATTCGCCGACCTCAAGTAA